From one Phycisphaerales bacterium genomic stretch:
- a CDS encoding GNAT family N-acetyltransferase — protein sequence MHEQESSLCEATLRALPKWFGIESSLLEYVRDTRTLPTWIARRDDEPVGFITVRTHNPLSAEIHCLAVRPEHHRTGVGRTMVRLVEGHVRAQGVRLLQVKTLGPSRHDEHYARTRLFYEAMGFIQLEEMKNLWPGNPCLILVKAL from the coding sequence ATGCATGAGCAGGAGAGTTCGCTGTGTGAAGCGACGCTGCGAGCCTTGCCGAAGTGGTTCGGCATCGAGAGCTCGCTCCTCGAGTACGTCCGCGACACACGGACTCTGCCGACGTGGATCGCCAGGCGCGATGATGAGCCTGTGGGTTTTATCACGGTCCGCACGCACAACCCGCTCTCGGCGGAGATCCACTGCCTGGCGGTTCGCCCTGAGCATCACCGCACCGGCGTCGGTCGCACGATGGTCCGATTGGTTGAAGGGCATGTTCGAGCGCAGGGTGTCAGGTTGCTTCAGGTCAAGACACTTGGGCCATCGCGTCACGACGAGCACTACGCGCGCACGCGACTGTTCTACGAAGCGATGGGGTTCATCCAGCTCGAGGAGATGAAAAACCTCTGGCCTGGAAACCCGTGCCTGATTCTCGTCAAGGCCCTCTGA
- the ndhC gene encoding NADH-quinone oxidoreductase subunit A: MPHEAPSTTSLIMADYWPILLLVLLAVSFAVAVLIVTHLLGPQRAGAVKAGAYESGMNPIDTARKRFNVRYYLLAMTFLVFDVEIIFLYPWATTFRQLAPGSELSAVFLGRILFFLLMSAAAYVYAWRKGVFRFD; the protein is encoded by the coding sequence ATGCCCCACGAAGCACCCTCGACAACCTCGCTCATCATGGCCGACTACTGGCCGATCCTGCTGCTCGTGCTGCTGGCGGTTTCGTTTGCCGTGGCCGTGCTCATCGTGACGCACCTGCTCGGGCCGCAGCGAGCCGGCGCCGTCAAAGCCGGGGCCTACGAGTCGGGCATGAACCCCATCGACACGGCCCGCAAGCGCTTCAACGTCCGATACTACCTCCTGGCGATGACGTTCCTCGTCTTCGACGTTGAGATCATCTTCCTCTACCCCTGGGCGACGACTTTCCGGCAACTGGCGCCCGGCAGCGAATTGAGCGCCGTTTTTCTCGGCCGCATCCTGTTCTTCCTGCTCATGTCCGCGGCGGCGTACGTGTACGCCTGGCGCAAGGGCGTCTTTCGCTTCGACTGA